cgcatgcgcgtgacttttggcgcatgcgcagtagatccgtaccggcgaaatgctcctactgcgcatgcgccaaaacgccggtcaaagcaggaagaagatcgagtggaagaagatgtcgtcggtgaactccctggactggacctgcacagaagggtaagtaacaagttaggggcatttgcccagcgggacgggtaggccagggggaggagggagggggggcaacaaacgggagggggggtggggggtttgtgccgactaggtttccttcccctttaagggcagagacacacgtggagattaggggagatttagttgcccatcgacaaatcaccGCTTCTTcgggggggactaatctccccgaattgccttcctgtcggctagaatctagCACTGtcacttggagtgctttgttttccgaagttgcctcacgaggaaactcaggcgacttcggaaaacgaagcgctccgagtgccatcccaccgtcaatttagattctagccggcaggaaggcattacggggagattagtcggccgaagaagaggcgatttttcgcTGGGCGACTATCCTCCCCGAATGAATCCTTATAACAgcatttatttccatacacacaaatgcattgggaacactgcacattctatttcaaatcaaaacatgaagaaaaatttatcaaatttgtgttattcctttacagaaagtgaaataaagggaatattaggctggtCCAAAAAAAATAGCAGTATCTGCATTCTTgtttaaaaacttaaatattcactgtataaactgaaaatgcatcaaaagattttgctttcctttaaatCACTGAACCAATATTTAGTTaagtaaaacaatgtaaaataaataaattactttagGAGATGGAATAAATGGGCACAGTTGTAAAATCTTTGACACTTTGGCCAGTTTGCTTTAATTCAGTATAAATATGGCCCaatgtttaaaagtttttatcCAGGTTCACTGCAAAAGTCAAAGCCATTTTCATATAATAAGAAttcatacaggtgtgggatctcttatctggaaagctgttatccattactggaaggccattacttattaaagaaaataattgtaatatttcctttttctctgcaataaaacagtaacacaacattttgtggtctgatgaaagcaagattgttctttttgggtctaggggctgcaggCAGTtagtcagacgacccccaaacactgaattcaagtcacagtacagagagaccagtgaaacatggtggcacaagcatcatgatatggggatgtttctcatacttgTGGTGTTTGGGCCTAAGTTGTGAGAACGCTGCAGAGATCCATTCAAATCAATGAGGACAttgtggggcccattcactaagctcgagtgaaggaataaaggaaaaaaacttttcgaatggtttttttttggctacttcgaccttcgaatcgaactaaaaatcgtttgactatttgatagtcgaagtactgtctctttaaaaaaaaaaaactttgacccccctacttcgccacctaaaacctatggggaaggtccccataggctttacaaggtttttttgatcgaaggaattttgttcgatcgatggattaaaatccttcgatttaatcgttcgatcgaatgattattccttcgatcgaacgattattccttcgatcggacgattattccttcgatcggacgattattccttcgatcggacgattattccttcgatcggacgattattccttcgatcggacgattattccttcgatcggacgattattccttcgatcggacgattattccttcgatcggacgattattccttcgatcggacgattattccttcgatcggacgattattccttcgatcgaacgattactccttcgatcgaacgattactccttcgatcgaacgattactcCTTCGATCagacgattattccttcgatcagatgattattccttcgatcagatgattattccttcgattgtttgatcgaacgattattccttcgatcgaacgaacgattattccttcgatcgttcgatcgaacgaacgattattccttcgatcgaacgattattccttcgatcgaacgattattccttcgatcgaacgattattccttcgatcgaacgattattcctttgatcgttcgattattccttcgatcgaacgaattgccctaaatccttcgacttcgatattcgaaggatttcaattcggcagtggaatatcgagcgttaattaaccctcgatatttgaccctaggtaaatgtgcccctgtgtgtttctGCTGAACTCTTGCTGCAATCGAGATTAGTCAAGGGTTTTTGAATTCTACCATTTACGGCAACTTTtgcaaatctcaaaaaaaaattcttgtgttTTCACAATCAAGAAAATTAGCAAAAAACAATTCCAGCACTTACAGGAGATTCCAGTCGCTATTCTCTCTAAGATACGGGCACTTACAGAATATTTCAGAAAGAGAAGTGTTAAATTGGGAAAAGAAAACGCTATAGAATTCTTTAggctaaacattttattttatgttgaaaGGAtacattgaaattaaaaaaaaaaaaagttacgaTGAAGATGTCTGGCTGAAACATTTAATCCAAATGTAATGCCGAGGGGATTAAAATCAAGCTTTTCAAAACACTTTTAAAAGCACCAAAAAGAGCACAAAGGAGAAGTAAAACGTAAAAGTGTTTGTAACATGCAGTTCCAAAGTAAAATATCCAGTAGCGTCCAGAAACGAATCCATAATGCATGGACCCATTTATGAGCTATAAAAGAAGCACGGCCTCTCACAGTTAAACTAGAACACACACAATATAAAAGTATCAAGATTAAAGTAGTGTACGCGAGTCGGCATCAAAGGGGAGGGGGCAACAGAATAAAGTAGATTTCGTAGCTTAAAGTCTAATGCAATTATGTGCAAACAGGTATTGTAACGGATAAGATGCCCGCTGATTTCAATGGGCTGTAAGAACCTTCTCAGGCAGGTTTGGAGCTTTATGACCAGCTACAAGGGGCAAAATTCAGAAGAAAATACCAACCCAGTTGTGCAAAATGAGAGAACCGTGAGGCCACAATgcagagaagcaaactgagcttAGACCTTGCACCAATAGGGTCCAAAGCAGCAGCCTATAACCAATACTGAACATGGAGCACCGCATAGATGAACACATTATAATTCTTTGTGGTACGGCCAATCAATGTGAGCCGCGCCGCAGGATCAGCAATCACGGAGCAGGACCCACAGTCACTGCTGATGCCGATAATTCCTAACTAGACCTCCTGACCTTTATTTCACACATGACCATAGTGTTGCAAGTTCTTGTGGGTAAAACATAACTGCATGTATCTTAATTTGTATGTCAACACACTGCGCTCTCCCCACGAGACATCAAATCCATCATGGTCAATCAACAAGCAGTCAGGAATAGTTTACACAAGCACAATCCACCAAGTTGGATGTCTGTCTTAGAATTGAAGAGGATGAAAAGTCATACTACTTAAATGAgtagtaaaccctaaaaatgaatgtggctaaaaatgccatattttatatactgaacttattgcagcagcctaaagtttcagcttgtcaatagcagcaatgatccaggacttcaaacttgtcacagggggtccccatcttggaaagtgcctgtgacactcacatgctcagtgggctctgagcagctgttgagaagctaagcttaggggtcgtcactaattatccagcagaaaatgattttggtctgtaatataagctgatgctacagggctgattattaaattctgatgctaattgcactggtttctgtgcggtcattatctgtattaattactaatcagccttatattgtgacatttctattctatgtgtactgtatattgtgagtgggtccctaagctcagtaagtgacagcagcacagagcatgtgcagtgaatcagcagaaaagaagatggggagctactggggcatctttggagacacagatctttactgctaaagggctgtgtttgccttggaaGCCCAagacataatgtataacatttctagttacttctttagttacgctttagttgtcctttaataacTTTAGGATTCTatcaaaataactaaaatatgctatattgaatatatattacCTATTTTAATCCTGCTGTTACAAAGAGACAGCCGCAGGTCCACGTGGGGACCTCATCAGTCCTGACTCCACTGCAGAAGCAGCTGGTTCTCTGTCCATGTTTTCTTCTTAGTGAACCTGGAACCAGAGGCAAGTATACATGGCACTTACTGTGTCACTCTTAGGAGACATGTATACACATATTTGGATTGCTTGTTGCTGTATGAGAAGGCAGAACAAATGGAGACCAATGGACAGAATAGCAAAAAATAGAATATAACCTACACCTGTGCATGGTTTCTATTCTGTTTCAGTTGTTAATGATTTAGCATCTCCTGCAGAGATGAAAGCTTTCCCTCTACAGCATGAGCGCGAAAGTAAACCCATCTAGTCAATGAGCTACAATTGCCAGCAATAGCTGGCAGTTTAGGAGTTTGATTCACTGCTTGCCTAGAGTAAATCTTACATGACACAGaggtaatgaaaatatgaaaagggTAACAGTCTGATCAATTTGGACATGTGGGATTTTCTGTTTAGCAATTCTGGCTTCTGGTCATGGATATActtaatagaaagataataaaatgtttaatattgaCCCATTTAGTTAAAATACAAGCACCAGAGGGGATAAAAGGCTCTTagagggagaagaaatcgattgTAGTGTACGTAGGCATCAGTAAGACGCCAAAGAGGTCTCCGATGAGGTCTTGAAAGTGCGTTCACACACATGGAGGTTCTTTCAGAAGTAGCTGCACTTGATTCAAGTGAGGCTCAGAGAGAGGTTGGATCTGTTGTAAATTAAGCATGTAATGCTTTCGTGTGTAGAAAAGTACTTTAAGACTGTACAAGTTCATTGAATAAATAGAAGTCCTTTTTGGGTGCAACGGTTATCTGACTCCAGTTCGGCAAGTCATCCACTCGAGGCCTTCGCACAATCTGTACAAGCGGAGAAAGCGAGAGAGAGGATTAGAGCAACTTCTGGAAACATTCGGAGACTTTTGTCAAGTAAACAAGGCTGCTGTCAGGTCTTCTGGGAAATGTAGGGCCCCTCTGATTTACTTCTACTGGATTACACAATGCGGCCTCGTCTGAAGTAAGAAGCTCAGTTTGGAACTAGATACATTTCTGCTGTTTGGCATCAGCACAGGGGGTGGGTGCAGGAAAAAAAGGCTAAATCTGACAGCTACTAGTGTGTGCAATGCCTTGCACTGGATATAGGTCAACAATAAGAATACAGAATATTGTGAAAGTGattatagcaatgggggcagccattcaaataaaaaagttagcagataagctctgtagaacataatggtgttatcttttgtctactatttaacctgtgccatatagccttttttttttaattcccgccattgctacacagcagcttgtttatataaacaatagtagtatttctgaagcaaacacagcagttttaccagtgcagggcaacactacattatattttcattactttaaaacactttcatttttcggtgttactattcctttagggcagagacacatctcctcttctttgggggacAAATCTCCTGCACTGCATTCCCGCCGgctggcactcggagcgcttcgttttccgaagtcgcctgaagtttcctcatgaggcaacttagggtgactttggaaaacaaaatgatccgagtgccgtcccgccggcgattttcattctagccagtgggaaggcagttttgtACGGCCACAGGATTGTGGCCTTACCACTGTTTACATAAGTATAGTGCAAATAAATACACTCATCCCGTTTGAGGAATTTTGTCTTGCCTTTTAGATATGTCTCAAACACCTGTGTTTTGATTAGATTATACGACTTCACTTGCACAACAGAGACACTCAGTGGTGAGATCTTGTTATTACACATTGTGAGCCATTACCTGTACAATTATGGTACAAGACAGAATTGAATAACTTTTTTATCATGGGGTAAGGCTACATAATGTGTGCAATGATCACTTTAGAAGAGGCTCTAAACAGACCCTTATTAGAAAAGAATAAACATGTTACAAAGGATTTTGCACATACCCCTCTCCTGATAGTGCACAGCAGGACTGGATGTGCCAGGGATGATCCTTTATTGAGCTAAGTGTGAGGTATTTTGATATATCCGCCGCTGACATGCACCCCTCGATGTCCTCCTTGTTTGCAAAGATCAAAACCGCCGCCTTGCGCAGATCCTAAAGACAAAAGGAACCTTGAATCTCGAAGGCACAATCTTTGCACGGATATATAAAAAGGAAACTAAAATAGTGCCAGCCTAGAGCAGAAGATCACTGTAATAGTTTAAGATTATGTAGATATTATAAACACATGATAAAGAGataattctttaaaggagaagcaaatccaaaagttaaacaaaccctaccctacatagacccccctttcctccccccagcctaagtattACCCCGGGCAAATTATGGAttcaccgaattcactatttcggattcggccgaacccccaaatccttcgtgaaagattcggccgaataccaaaccgaatccaaatcctaaattgcatatgtaaattaggagtgggaaggggaaaacattttttcttccttgctttgtaacaaaaagtcacacactTACCCTCCCCgtccgtaatttgcatatgcaaattaggatttggttcgactgggcagaaggattcggccgaatccgaatcgtgcggaaaaaggcagaatcctggcagaattctgaaccgagtcctggattcggtgcatccctagggcaaatgcccctaactttttatttaccgCTCGGTGCAggttcaggcatcggagttcacgggcgtcatcttcagctgcttcggtaatcttcggaatgagaccagcgattCTGCAATTGTCATGAGAttcgccgcatgcgcagttgtcgcgaaacagaaaattgctccaactgtgcatgggGCCGCCAAGCTGGTCTCATTcctaagagaagaagatggggcccgtaaactcagatgcctgaatctgcaccgaggggtaagtaaaacgttctgggcatttgcccggggtaacacttaggctggtcggaggagggtctatgtagggtaggggagtagggtttttttaacttttgggtttgcttcacctttaaatgaggCTCTCTTTCTGTAGTGCTGTCTAGCTAATAGTGTGCCACTGAAGCTAGAAACCAGGCCACCTAACAGATGAATAAGAGAACCTGAActgaaaagtacaaaaataaaaatactgtccCAATTCAGTGGTCTAATATCTGGCCTAACCCCTTTTTTGTGGCTCTTGATTCTCCTATGAATGCTCTTCATGTAAAGCCACTATAAGACATCAATACTAATGAGTCATCCTTTGGATATGTAGGACAGTGGCCCTCGCCATTGCTGAAGTTATATCCACCCTGTCCTTCTCAATCAACATATTCAGGATAGTCTCTGTGAGTGCACTGATCTGAAGGACAACAGTAGTGCCCAGTATTACATGATCTGCTGTGACTTTAAAAGAAAATCTGCCCCCTAGGCACATGCTCTCGGTGCTTATACTGCCCTGTCCATAACCCCGTGGgaaattattacaggtatgggatcagttatctggaaacccgttatccaaaaagctacaaACTATGACCGTCTCCCttacactccattttattcaaataatccaaattttttaaaaaatattttctttttctctgtaataagaaaacagtagcttgtacttgatacaaactaagatataattaatccttattggaggcaaaaccagcttattggtttatttagtgtttacatgattttctggtagacttaaggtatgaagatccaaattacagaaagatccattatccagaaaaccccaggtcccgagtattctggataacatgtcccatacctgtagatttaAAGTAACACAGCAGGGTATCCTTCTAAAGGCCCCCcatgcacgggccaataaaagatgCCGACAGACCAAGCCGTGTAgagcccccccgacgggctttcctgaacgatatctggccgaaagtcggccagatgccgatcgggaaggttagaaaatcccatagATCTCAGATGCTTCttttcattgatgtggtcccgtgatccgactgcccattttggcctccgttctgatccaaacgttgggccctagggtccatgaTCGGagcagcccgatattgcccacttcaaagtgggcatataggggagagatccgctcgtgtggtgacatctccaaacgaggggatctctacatctatggccaccttaaaggaacagttcagtgtgaaaataaaaactgggtaaatagataggctgtgcaaaataaaaaatgtttctaatacagttagttagccaaaaatgtaatgtataaaggctggactgacttgatgtctaacataatagccagaacactacttcctgcttttcagctctataactctgagctagtcagcgacttgaaggggggccacatgggacatatctattcagtgagtttgcaattgatcctcagcattcagctcagattcaaaggcaacagttatgacccatgtgcccccccctcaagtctctgattggttactgcctggtaaccaatcagtggaaaccaagagagctgcaaagcaggaagtagtgttctggctatgatgttacacatccagtcactccagcctttatacattacatttttggctaactaactatattagaatttttttttattttgcacagtctatctatttacacagtttttatttttgcactgaacaattcctttaaggcatgcTAGGGCTCATTGCCAACACTGACTCGACATTCCCTAAAAGAAGAAACCAACCAGCAAATAGTTTTAATAAGAGTCTAGTACAGTACAGTCAAAATAATGAAATCAAATACCAAACTGGTTAGCATGGGTGGAGCAAATTGGACTAGACGGACTAGAAAATGATCAGCAACTTTAGGGAAATAGCACGAGGATATTTCAGGCattttgtacatatttattttattttagcagcACAAACAACTTGACCTACACGGCCCTAATCTGAAGCTCCTGTTGTCAATAAAGGGAACCAGACAAAACAGGAAAAGTTGAAATGGCCAAATTAGTTGGTAATGTACCTCATGAGCCAGCATTCTGTAGAGTTCTTCTTTTGTTATGGAAAGCCTTTCTCTGTCAGTGCTATCGACCACCAGGATAATGAACTGGGGAAACAAGagcatgaacttttttttaaatcagtgcaatatatttaatacatcaaAGGAGATCATTTCAGTTTTCCTGTTGGTGTAGGGTtgagttatatataatatatatatatatttttttttcagaaggctATTAAAAGCAACTTGCACCCACAGCCAAATAATACTTTTTGAAAGCTTTTCTACATAGTTCTAGTTGAAAGAGGACACGGACGGGCACCTGGACTGTCTGCATTGCTCTTATAGCCACTGGGCACAAAAACTaggtttcaaatatttttaaggatgcacattttagatttttttctgaagCCTCGCCACAAACTCAACTCCCAGGCCTCATCCACTGTAAATATTTCTACTCAAATTCCATATAGGGTTAAAGGTATGCATAAAGGCTACATGAAAAATCCATGTACCAATAATACTAGCAGATAAACAAATGAACCCAAAACAAGTGGCCATGTTATGGTTTTTCTAATAAAAGCAAGAGAAAGTGTTAAGTAGTAGGAAACCTTGATCAGTCAGATGCCAATGCAGTAGGGGAGGCAGAATCACAAcctttcttagggctcttacacacggccgttccgaccggcgctcccctacgttccgttttttggcgttcagccgcaggggagcgcaggaatagacgcaagtcattatttgaaatggggctgtactcactcaggcgcgtgtaggcgccgaacgcaggttcagacgcaacatgctgcatttttcctgcgttcggcgcctacacgcgcctgagtgagtacagccccatttcaaataatgacttgcgtctattcctgcgctcccctgcggctgaacgccaaaaaacggaacgcaggggagcgcaggtcggaacggccgtgtgtaagagcccttacccaattaaagtggacctgtcacccagacacaaaaatctgtataataaaagtccttttcaaattaaacatgaaacccaatttctattttttattaaagcattcatagctgttgtaagctcatttaaaaatctcagctgtcaatcaaatattgtccaGCATGCACAGCTTTAAGAATGGACGACACCCTCCTTAGCCCACAATTGTATGTCACATACATATATCATAATGGACATACAGATTCAGTGAGCAAGTACAACAAAAGGTTGAATTCCATGAAAGCTTGGTTTTTTCTACCTAATTATGGTTTCCTCCATTTTCATTGGTTCCCAAATGTGGAGTGTGGAGTTAATCCCCCTCAGGGTTGGTTGACGTCATGTCTGTTGGTGCACTTGGCAGAAAACTAGGGAtggactgaatccaggatttggccgaaaccttctgcccggccgGACCAAATCTGAATTTACATATTCAAGTTAGGGGCAGAGTGGGaaaatgcgtgactttttgtcacaaaacaaggatgtaaaaaatgttttccccttcccacccctaatttgcatatgaaaattaggattcagattcagccgaatccaaaacagtggattcagtgcatccctacagaaAACACAGGCGGAGAAAGATAATGAATTGCCCCAGGTGCAATTTTACTGCCACTATCAGATTAAGTGAGATTTTTTCAACTTCATCAAAGTCGAATTATTTACTCAGGGTCTTAAGCAgggcagtatttatatataggcacacatGCCTACGGTGGCAGCATTAAGGGGGGCCATGGGTGTCCAGGGAGGTGTTGGGCAATACAATTCTGGGTCTCAATCACCATCCCATTTTAGTGGAAAGTGGCTAAACATGCTGAATGGGCTGTTGGCTACATGAAGTAATATGGTCAGGCTGTTTGGTCATTTTTATAACTATAAGGTCCAATCATTGCTCCAAGTGAGGACAgacaactgactttttttttttgcagattttttgtgACCCCAGTCAAACTACAGGTCAGCTGCTTGGCACCCTTGTAACTTGTGCACGGGACTGTGGAGCAAACAATAATCCCTTGTTTATTGGCTAATAGAAGGGGAAGCAGAGTTTTCCAGAGAAGCCTGAGAATTTCAGGCATATGTGGCATGTGGGATAATCATGGAAAGACAAACAGTAGCTCACACGCAGAAGGAAACTAAGCAAACACTTACAGAGCTTCAAAGGATCCAAGGCTGAGACCACGTGAAACAAAAAAAGGATTCTGAAGTCTCACGACACTACTCACAAGTTGTAAAAAGAATGTTCAGTATGTTGTTGCCGTTAACCTGCAATTGGTCTTGGTTTCCTTTTTCAAAAAGGTTTAACCGCATGACTTTCCACAAGGTAGGGGCATGCTTTAGatatttgtttatacagaggcacTGAAACAGTGtgaactatatataactatatataataatagaatatAGAGTTGCTCTGTGTAAACTATTTTTTGCATATACCCCTGACTTATATTAACAAACTAACtaacttctgtatcagacttactgttttcagattaaaggagaattcaacccgtaatcaGAAAAACCCCTGCACCCTATCCTGggtagaccaccctccctcctccccactagcctacctgccccccccccaggaattctcctttaaacctccagggcttgggctttagcatgctcagtttgctcttctacctcctcccctccctgctgtaatatgagcgagcagggagagactcaggcaggaggtgatgtcacagcaagccaatatggcagctgctatcctagacAAACAGAGACAGCGTCTAGGTCTGTTTACTTAtgtatggaaaaacattctaaaaGATAAAaattgcattctagcttgcactattgtggctagtctattgccaataaactaccttggtagctttccttctcctttaaggatcagGTGCCCATTTGATGTGCTGTCAACCTGGAACACTGAATATAGGTGCTTTTGGTAGATGTAGAGGGACTTGAATAATCATATTAAAGGTTTTACCTCTGTGTTGGAGTAGTAGGTGTTCCACGATGAGCGCAAGGATTCTTGACCTCCGATGTCCCACATTAGAAAATGTGTATTCTTAACCACAATTTCTTCTACATTGCTTCCTATTGTGGGAGACGTCTGTACCGCTTCATTCGTTAAACTGTTACGCGAAGAaaagaaggggggaaaaaaaaaaaaaaagaaagatgatgCGTCACAGCTAAGCAGACATGAATACTAACATACAGTTTCCAAACATCAGGTTAGATATGAGAAAAGTGATTGCACAATGGCACTTTTTTGCTGGCACCACAGATTTAATGGTGGGTGGCATACAATGGGTTAAAAGGGATGAGGAAATTTTTTCACTATTCCCTGTCATCCCAGGGCCTACTTTTACAAACACAGTGCATTTGGCTGCTGTGTTTGTACTGAATTAGCCCTACTGGTAAACCTGCTGTATCTCTAATGGGACCTCTGCGCTCTTTTTGGGGAATATCATGGCATGTGTGTCGGGTGATGACAAGAGAGATGCCGGCTATACGCCTGTAACCTTTTTCTTTGTTGTAGGCAGATTAACTGCCATACCACATGCATCCCAACCAGACTATGAAACTGATGATTCTATACAAAGAAGCCTATTGAGAAAGCTGGCAGCCATAAAAATGCCTTTGAGGTCAGATCCACCCCCAGCCCTTTGCTAGACTAataaaaagaagggaaaaatgATTAAAATCTCTAAGTCGGTACAGTCAGCGCTTTCCCAAATTGTATACAATGAATATATACTGCAATGCATAGTGCCATATATCAGATGGATCTCAATAGAATACAGTGTACATAGGCCATTttctatacaggtttgggatctgttatgcaaaaagcaccaaataacagaaaggccatctcctatagatgcTAGTTTAGAAaaacaatccaaatttatttttctctgtaataataaaacagtagcttgtacttgatcccaactaagatagaattaatccttactggaagcaaaaccagcctattttttttttttgcttaagggttgaattcttctttaaggtatgaaaagccaaattacagaaagattaagGTTAaccagcaaaccccaggtcccgagcattctggataacaggtcacatacctgtaattaCATAAATGAAAGCA
This is a stretch of genomic DNA from Xenopus laevis strain J_2021 chromosome 6S, Xenopus_laevis_v10.1, whole genome shotgun sequence. It encodes these proteins:
- the arl5b.S gene encoding ADP ribosylation factor like GTPase 5B S homeolog produces the protein MGLIFAKLWNFFCNQEHKVIIVGLDNAGKTTILYHFLTNEAVQTSPTIGSNVEEIVVKNTHFLMWDIGGQESLRSSWNTYYSNTEFIILVVDSTDRERLSITKEELYRMLAHEDLRKAAVLIFANKEDIEGCMSAADISKYLTLSSIKDHPWHIQSCCALSGEGLCEGLEWMTCRTGVR